Below is a genomic region from Ferrovum sp. PN-J185.
GTGATAGTAATCTCAATATGATGAATATGACTCACCATAGCTGCTGTTCTTATGGGTAACTGTGTTTTTTGAAAATATGAAGATACTCGTTTTTTTAGATTTTTAGCTTTTCCAACATAAATAACTTCATTGCTCTCATTACACATCCGATATACCCCAGGTAAATTTGGTAATGATCGAATGAAATTATCTAAATCATTTGTACTCATGGCGCCTATCTAACAATAAGTTAATTTCTTTAAATATAGAATAAAACATATCCTTGGTTAACCGATTGGTTTGCGTATTGTAACGACTACAGTGATAACTACTAATAAGGGTATATTTTTCTTTTAATTGATATACACTGCCGTGTTTAAATGGATACACAGATTTTTTTTCATTAAATACTGTTAATACCGCATCATGTGCAATCTTCCCTAACGCTAAAATTACTTTTAAGGAATGACTGTCTAAAATTTCATGTGCTAAGTATCTATTGCACTCTTTTATTTCTGTTGGCAAGGGCTTATTTTGTGGTGGTAGACACTTAACTGCATTAGTGATTTTTACATTTTGTAGCAACAAACCATCTTTTGTATTAATCGATTCAGAATGATTACAAAATTTAAAGTCATGTAATGTTTGATAAAGTAAAATACCTGCATAATCACCCGTGAATGGCCTACCAGTTCGATTAGCACCATGCATTCCTGGTGCTAGACCTACAATGAGTAATTGAGCATTATCATCTCCAAATGGAGGGACAGGCTGACAAAAATAATCTGGATGGTGTTCTTTCGTTTCTAATAAAAAAGTAGTTAAGCGAGAGCAACGTGTACAGCTAAATACCATTTTCACTCACTTCTGGTTGTAAAGTAACATGAACAATTCCATGTTCACGTTCAAGCATTGCTAATGTACGAGATAAAATCTGTGGCCAATCTGTTAAAGATTTAATTTGAAGATGAGCAGATAATGCCACCATACCTGAAGTTAGCGTCCAAATATGTAAATCATGTACAGAAATAACGCCATCTAAATGAGCAAGTTGATCGCCAACTTGTACGAGTGAAACCCCATCTGGTACCCCTTCCATGAGTACGTGTACAGACTCATTTAAAATTTTTAATGTTGAAAATAGCATAATACCTGCAACAACCAATGAGAGAATTGGGTCAATAGGCATCCAACCTGTCCACCAGATAACAGCACCTGCTATTAATGCTGCAAGGGATCCAAAAAAGTCGCCAATCACATGGATCATTGCAGCACGCGAATTTAAGCCATGCTCCATTTTAGATAAAAATAATGCATTTACAGTATTCATTATCATGCCGATAATAGACACGATTACTACAGTCATTGCATGTACCTGATGGGGTTGAGAGATTCTTAAAATAGCCTCTACAACAATACCTAAAATCACAACTAATAATAATATCCCATTAAATAATGCAGCAAGTACTTCTGCACGTTGTAATCCATAACTGTGTTTTTGGGAGGGGGGACGTTTACCCATCCATACTGCTAAAGAGCCTAAAGCTAAAGATAACGCATCAGAGACCATATGACCTGAATCAGATATCAATGCTAATGAATTAGAAAAATATCCAGCGACGAGTTCCAATACAGCAAAACCTACGGTAAAGATGAGTGCAGAGAGCATAGCCTGTGTGGTTTTAGGTTTATGCGCATGATGTTCATGACCTGCTGGATCATGATGTACATGTGGCTCGTGTTTATGATGCACAATCATTCTTTTTTATATCCATGTTTTAACAAAATCTAAACTATTATTATAATGTTCTTTTGAGACAGAAGATTGACTGCTAACAGCCATCATTTTTTCTAATCTGGTTAAACTTAAAGAATTGATTGATGTATTTTTAAGTCCATCTAGTAGAGCTTCTGTTTCACTTGGTTTATTGCATATCAATACCATATCACACCCAGCTTTAAACGCAGCTTGGGCGCGTTGTGCTGGAGTACCTGTGCTAACAGCACCTTCCATAGCCAGATCATCGCTAAAAATAACACCATCAAAATGAAGCTGATCACGGAGAATAGATTGTAGCCAATAAGAGGAAAAACCTGCAGATTGTTGGTCCACTTGAGAGTAAACAACATGAGCCGGCATTACCGCATCTAAGCCGCTATCAATTAATGCTTTATAAGGCAATACATCCTGATTTATGATTAAGTCAAACTGCCTATCATCTACTGGAAGTGTTAAATGAGAGTCAGCATTAACATAACCATGACCAGGGAAATGTTTACCAACAGAAGGGAATCCACAAAAATGAAGACCTTTAATAAAAAATTGATTTAATAGAGTGACAATCTCAGGCTTTCTATGAAAAGAGCGATTACCAATTACTTCACTATGCCCATAATGAAGATCTAAAACTGGTGTAAACGACAAATTAACACCAATCATTTTTAATTCATACGCTAAAACAACTGCTAGGTGAAATGCTAAATCACATGCTATAGATGAAGATTTATCAAAAAGATCGCCCAAAAAAGACATGGGTGGGAGTGCTGTAAATCCTGTTCTAAATCGCTGTACCCTACCACCCTCATGATCTATAGCAATGATTAAATCATTTTTTACACTTTTACAGTCGTTAATAAGTGATTGGATTTGTTCAATATTTTCAAAGTTTCTTGTAAAGAGTATTATTCCACCTACTAGAGGATTTGCGATCATCTGCTTTTCAGTCGCATCCAATTCAAACCCTTTAATATCAATCATTACCGGTCCCATCTAATCCCTCTCTAAAATTACAAAAGCAATAGCCATATTTTCTTCATCGGTAACTGTTAAATGAGTATGTGTAATTCCTCTACTTTTTACTAATTCTTGTAAAGTTAGTGAAAAATCTAATCGTGGTGCCCCACTTGGATAATGTGTAGTACCTATATTTTTCCATGTTACAGGTGATCGAATACCCGTCCCCATTGCTTTAGAAAAAGCTTCTTTAACTGCAAATCGTTTTGCAAGATATCGCGCTGGTTGTACATGTTTTTTAAAACGATCCATCTCATATTCAGTTAAAATTTTTTCAGCAAATCGATGGCCAAATCTAGTTAAAGCTTGATGTATACGCGATATTTTTACGATATCTGTACCAATACCAATAATCATGATTTATAGGCTGTACTGGTGATAATTTGTTTCATTTCACGCACGGCATTTTCCCAACCTACAAATAGTGCATGGGCAACAATTGCGTGACCAATGTTGAGTTCACTTATACCAGGAATTGAAGCCACAAAATGGGTGTTTTTATAATTTAGACCATGTCCTGCGTTTACACGTAAACCTAGTTGATTACCAAAGGTGACGGCTTGTTTAATTTTTGATAACTCTATTTGTTGTTCTGACTCATGTTCCAGCTCAGCAAATTGCCCCGTATGCAACTCAATAACAGGAGCCCCTGCTTCCTTTGCGGCTTGTATTTGGTTTTTATCAGTATTGATAAATAAAGATACCCTAATACCTTGCTCCCTTAAAATAGCACAAGCTTGTTGTACTTTATCAAAGTGCTTAATCACATCTAAACCACCCTCAGTCGTGATTTCTTGTCTTCTTTCAGGAACGAGACAAACATCATGAGGTTTAGTTTTAACTGCAATATTTAACATCTCATCTGTAACTGCCATTTCAAGATTCATACGTGTAGTTAACACTTCTTTTAGAATTTCTAAGTCACGATCTTGTATGTGTCGTCTGTCTTCTCTTAGATGTAAGGTAATTGCATCAGCTCCTGCGTATTCAGCAAGCAAAGCAGCTTGAACTGGGCTGGGATATTTAGTTCCTCGCGCCTGTCTGATGGTAGCAATATGATCTATATTCACGCCAAGTTGTATCACAATAAAGGTAACTCCTGTAAAACACGTCTTGATTGAAGGTCTTTATCACCTAAGCATTGATTTAACAGAATTCTCATTAACAATTTACTTTCAGTTAATGTTGTCGTGTCTGTAAAATCATTATTACTTAAATCCAATAAAGTTTTCCCAAAAAATTGTACTCGATTTTCACTCCCTGAACGACATTCAATTAATCCCTTTTCAAGATCAAAAATGTATTTCTTGTTTGGCATAATAGGAGTATCAGATTCTCCATCATGGGTTAATAGTGGTGAATACCCTAACTCTTTTAATAGGGTTAATTCGAGTGATCTTAATAATGGTTCAATTTTATCTTTATATGACAAAGATTGAATTGTCCTATAATACTTTTCAAAGAGTAATTGATGCGGGTCATCTCTTGGTAATAGTCTCATTAATAATTCATTAAGATAAAAACCACAATAAATGTATGCTCCAGAAAGCTGCGGAATTCCACCGATCCACTCTGCATTTCTCAATGTTCGTAATTCGTTATTACCAGACCAAGAAATACGCAGTGGTTGAAAAGGCTGTAACAAACCTCTCATTGGCGAGCGTGGTCGTTTTGAACCTTTGGCTATTAACGGAATCTTGCCATAGTTTGTAGTGAAGACTTCAATAAT
It encodes:
- a CDS encoding uracil-DNA glycosylase; this translates as MVFSCTRCSRLTTFLLETKEHHPDYFCQPVPPFGDDNAQLLIVGLAPGMHGANRTGRPFTGDYAGILLYQTLHDFKFCNHSESINTKDGLLLQNVKITNAVKCLPPQNKPLPTEIKECNRYLAHEILDSHSLKVILALGKIAHDAVLTVFNEKKSVYPFKHGSVYQLKEKYTLISSYHCSRYNTQTNRLTKDMFYSIFKEINLLLDRRHEYK
- a CDS encoding cation diffusion facilitator family transporter is translated as MIVHHKHEPHVHHDPAGHEHHAHKPKTTQAMLSALIFTVGFAVLELVAGYFSNSLALISDSGHMVSDALSLALGSLAVWMGKRPPSQKHSYGLQRAEVLAALFNGILLLVVILGIVVEAILRISQPHQVHAMTVVIVSIIGMIMNTVNALFLSKMEHGLNSRAAMIHVIGDFFGSLAALIAGAVIWWTGWMPIDPILSLVVAGIMLFSTLKILNESVHVLMEGVPDGVSLVQVGDQLAHLDGVISVHDLHIWTLTSGMVALSAHLQIKSLTDWPQILSRTLAMLEREHGIVHVTLQPEVSENGI
- the nagZ gene encoding beta-N-acetylhexosaminidase, whose amino-acid sequence is MIDIKGFELDATEKQMIANPLVGGIILFTRNFENIEQIQSLINDCKSVKNDLIIAIDHEGGRVQRFRTGFTALPPMSFLGDLFDKSSSIACDLAFHLAVVLAYELKMIGVNLSFTPVLDLHYGHSEVIGNRSFHRKPEIVTLLNQFFIKGLHFCGFPSVGKHFPGHGYVNADSHLTLPVDDRQFDLIINQDVLPYKALIDSGLDAVMPAHVVYSQVDQQSAGFSSYWLQSILRDQLHFDGVIFSDDLAMEGAVSTGTPAQRAQAAFKAGCDMVLICNKPSETEALLDGLKNTSINSLSLTRLEKMMAVSSQSSVSKEHYNNSLDFVKTWI
- the acpS gene encoding holo-ACP synthase; protein product: MIIGIGTDIVKISRIHQALTRFGHRFAEKILTEYEMDRFKKHVQPARYLAKRFAVKEAFSKAMGTGIRSPVTWKNIGTTHYPSGAPRLDFSLTLQELVKSRGITHTHLTVTDEENMAIAFVILERD
- the pdxJ gene encoding pyridoxine 5'-phosphate synthase — protein: MIQLGVNIDHIATIRQARGTKYPSPVQAALLAEYAGADAITLHLREDRRHIQDRDLEILKEVLTTRMNLEMAVTDEMLNIAVKTKPHDVCLVPERRQEITTEGGLDVIKHFDKVQQACAILREQGIRVSLFINTDKNQIQAAKEAGAPVIELHTGQFAELEHESEQQIELSKIKQAVTFGNQLGLRVNAGHGLNYKNTHFVASIPGISELNIGHAIVAHALFVGWENAVREMKQIITSTAYKS
- the recO gene encoding DNA repair protein RecO — its product is MKSSILKIDDQVAFVLHSIPWRETSQIIEVFTTNYGKIPLIAKGSKRPRSPMRGLLQPFQPLRISWSGNNELRTLRNAEWIGGIPQLSGAYIYCGFYLNELLMRLLPRDDPHQLLFEKYYRTIQSLSYKDKIEPLLRSLELTLLKELGYSPLLTHDGESDTPIMPNKKYIFDLEKGLIECRSGSENRVQFFGKTLLDLSNNDFTDTTTLTESKLLMRILLNQCLGDKDLQSRRVLQELPLL